From a region of the Zingiber officinale cultivar Zhangliang chromosome 4B, Zo_v1.1, whole genome shotgun sequence genome:
- the LOC121978079 gene encoding translation initiation factor IF-2-like produces the protein MGLRMTYTWLSPLEYTNSSILLRVIAPSLKSNLWLAFVFLSTLSFSTRKARPPPNDSDSDDQPLAQRHRRQAPHPVSDSDPSSIPSPSPHVAVTSPPPPPVATPPHVPSQANVPPDPPTTPVEPSIAPSSPPAQPPTQPSTSQQHQNTEADPSRRSPPSTSPPEPSSVPPSAPSGSAAGPSSSAAGPSQPPPPVPQFYRTTAPSEIGMHSRHDVSTSFLIMKGRLATLWGESMHQMEILPPPAQMERFSELYIKASHALRTEIKELTKKKNSLEVSLARANHELKGLKEEKSQVDIVHQQSMDQQALEHQRAIDQLTQKLRAAETLAQEHEKKLKSQATQLTSQAAELLTTRNKLAQARTTAEGVSTTLTLYKEGENDRCQQSHALCLHSPEFCTQEGQRFSTSVIYGAAGALRQLYEQDYLKSALSPEFLDHDRILKEIPDEIFAPFK, from the exons ATGGGGTTGAGGATGACGTACACGTGGTTATCCCCACTGGAATACACCAATTCTTCAATCCTCCTGCGGGTTATTGCACCTTCTTTAAAGAGCAATTTGTGGCTTGCCTTCGTCTTCCTCTCCACCCTTTCTTTTTCAAC ACGCAAGGCTCGGCCACCTCCCAATGATTCTGATTCGGATGACCAGCCATTGGCTCAGAGACATCGACGCCAAGCCCCTCATCCTGTGTCAGATTCAGACCCGTCTTCTATCCCTTCTCCTTCACCTCATGTGGCTGTCACCTCTCCTCCTCCGCCCCCTGTTGCTACTCCGCCTCATGTCCCGAGCCAGGCAAATGTTCCACCTGATCCCCCCACAACTCCAGTTGAGCCTTCCATTGCTCCATCTTCTCCTCCAGCTCAACCTCCTACTCAACCCTCTACATCACAGCAGCACCAGAACACCGAGGCCGACCCCTCGCGTCGCTCCCCGCCATCTACCTCACCTCCAGAGCCATCCTCTGTGCCTCCATCAGCTCCTTCTGGGTCAGCTGCCGGGCCTTCTAGCTCCGCCGCGGGGCCTTCACAACCGCCCCCACCTGTCCCTCAATTTTATCGTACCACTGCTCCATCTGAGATTGGGATGCATTCACGACACGATGTTTCCACCAGCTTCTTGATAATGAAAGGTCGCTTAGCCACTTTATGGGGAGAAAGCATGCATCAGATGGAAATCTTACCGCCCCCTGCCCAGATGGAGAGATTCTCTGAGCTATATATCAAG GCTAGCCATGCCTTGAGGACCGAAATAAAAGAGTTGACCAAAAAGAAGAACAGTCTAGAAGTATCCCTAGCGCGGGCCAACCATGAACTTAAAGGTCTCAAGGAAGAGAAAAGCCAAGTCGATATTGTGCACCAGCAAAGCATGGATCAACAAGCTTTAGAGCATCAGCGGGCTATTGATCAACTGACCCAGAAGCTGAGAGCCGCCGAAACTTTAGCCCAAGAAcatgaaaagaaattaaaatcccaAGCAACCCAACTGACATCCCAAGCAGCAGAACTATTGACTACCCGAAATAAACTGGCTCAGGCGCGGACTACTGCAGAAGGAGTATCGACAACCCTGACCCTTTATAAAGAAGGAGAGAATGACCGCTGTCAACAGAGCCACGCTCTGTGCCTGCATTCTCCGGAATTCTGTACCCAAGAAGGGCAGCGCTTCTCCACTTCTGTTATTTATGGTGCAGCCGGGGCTCTGCGTCAACTttatgaacaagactatttgaagTCAGCTCTGTCTCCTGAATTTTTAGATCATGACCGGATCCTTAAAGAGATCCCAGATgaaatttttgctcctttcaagtGA
- the LOC121978080 gene encoding non-specific phospholipase C6-like — protein MENRSFDHMLGWMKPNLGLPFDGLTGEECNHRNVYDPASPTICVSPTAQYVDPDPDHSFEAIRFQVFASDNASSPPTMSGFVQDALTLSEETAAAVMQGFPPAKLPVYATLASEFAVFDRWFSSLPGPTQPNRLFVYSATSHGDTSHNKKHLIQGYPQRTIFDSIRDEGRDFAVYATSLPTTLFYRNLRKLKYVFKFHRFSTFAKHAARGDLKTLSVLEPRYFDLFGKEANDDHPSHDVANGQWVVKEVYEALRASPMWNQSLLIITYDEHGGFYDHVPTPNVGIPSPDGIVGPEPFFFNFDRLGVRVPTIMVSPWIKKGTVVSRPNGPTPTSEYEHSSIPATIKKIFNLSSDFLTQRDAWAGTFDNVYSELTSPRTDCPELLPVVPPLRVTELNENRRISEFQSELVQLAAALNGDHHMIDSGVIEGMSVKEADAYVNHAVARFFKASKEAIRKGADGNEIVDLTTNISSRSHNNFTAMSRVSFLGCHVETVKTDEPSRSTWQPAPARPPHQTHDRCDVLRALVVTVEGSLDPATLAEGSHNPSVAAAEVSCDPAITIEGSHAPTQVFPEVGGVAAADVGDVAGWTVDVSAAAEDGADAEGPEVPGEMLGGSFAAKAA, from the exons ATGGAGAACAGGTCGTTCGACCACATGCTGGGGTGGATGAAGCCCAACCTCGGCCTCCCCTTCGACGGCCTCACCGGCGAGGAGTGCAACCACAGGAACGTCTACGACCCCGCTTCACCCACCATCTGCGTCTCCCCGACCGCCCAGTATGTGGATCCCGACCCCGACCACTCCTTCGAAGCTATCCGCTTCCAGGTCTTCGCCAGCGACAACGCTTCCTCGCCCCCCACCATGTCCGGCTTCGTCCAGGACGCCCTCACCCTCTCCGAGGAAACTGCTGCCGCCGTCATGCAGGGCTTTCCCCCGGCCAAGCTTCCGGTCTACGCCACCCTGGCGAGCGAGTTCGCTGTGTTCGACCGGTGGTTCTCCTCCCTGCCGGGGCCGACGCAGCCCAACCGCCTCTTCGTCTACTCCGCCACCTCCCACGGGGACACGAGCCACAACAAGAAACATCTCATCCAAGGCTACCCGCAGCGGACTATCTTCGACTCTATCCGCGACGAAGGCCGCGACTTCGCGGTGTACGCCACCAGCTTGCCCACCACTCTGTTCTACCGCAACCTACGCAAGCTCAAGTACGTGTTCAAGTTCCACAGGTTCTCGACGTTCGCCAAGCACGCGGCGCGCGGGGATCTGAAGACCCTCAGCGTGTTGGAGCCTCGTTACTTCGACCTGTTCGGCAAGGAAGCCAACGACGACCACCCGTCGCACGACGTTGCCAATGGCCAGTGGGTGGTCAAGGAGGTTTATGAGGCGCTAAGGGCGAGCCCGATGTGGAACCAGAGCCTCTTGATCATCACCTACGACGAGCACGGCGGGTTCTACGACCACGTCCCCACCCCTAACGTCGGCATCCCCAGCCCTGACGGCATCGTCGGGCCGGAGCCCTTCTTCTTCAACTTCGACCGCCTCGGCGTCCGGGTGCCCACCATAATGGTCTCTCCATGGATCAAGAAGGGAACAG TTGTGTCGCGGCCAAACGGACCGACGCCCACCTCCGAGTACGAGCACTCTTCCATTCCGGCAACCATCAAGAAGATCTTCAACCTCAGTTCTGATTTCTTGACGCAGAGAGATGCTTGGGCTGGCACCTTTGACAACGTCTACTCCGAGCTGACCTCTCCAAGAACAGATTGCCCTG AACTGCTCCCCGTTGTGCCACCTCTGAGGGTAACGGAGTTGAACGAGAACAGAAGGATATCTGAATTTCAAAGTGAGCTCGTCCAATTGGCGGCGGCTCTCAATGGCGATCACCACATGATTGACTCGGGTGTGATTGAGGGAATGAGTGTGAAGGAGGCTGATGCGTACGTGAACCATGCAGTTGCCAGGTTCTTCAAAGCGAGCAAAGAGGCCATCAGGAAAGGTGCTGATGGAAACGAGATAGTAGACTTGACTACAA ATATTTCCTCTAGGTCACATAATAATTTTACTGCTATGTCAAGAGTTTCCTTCCTCGGA TGTCATGTCGAAACGGTCAAAACGGACGAACCATCTCGTTCCACTTGGCAACCAGCACCGGCACGACCCCCGCACCAGACCCACGACAGGTGCGACGTGTTGCGCGCCCTCGTGGTCACAGTGGAGGGGTCGCTCGACCCTGCAACATTAGCGGAGGGGTCGCATAACCCTTCTGTTGCCGCCGCGGAGGTATCGTGCGACCCTGCGATCACTATAGAGGGGTCGCACGCGCCAAC GCAGGTTTTCCCTGAAGTTGGCGGCGTGGCTGCCGCTGACGTCGGCGATGTGGCCGGCTGGACAGTTGACGTTTCGGCCGCCGCAGAAGACGGAGCTGACGCGGAAGGCCCTGAAGTCCCAGGAGAAATGCTTGGGGGAAGCTTCGCTGCAAAGGCAGCTTGA